From the Hordeum vulgare subsp. vulgare chromosome 1H, MorexV3_pseudomolecules_assembly, whole genome shotgun sequence genome, the window CCCACAAGAATTTATTTTTGGTTGTGGAACAGAACCATGGATCCAACATATTAAGGTAGAAGAATGGAATGACTCCACCTTAAGCCTTAGCACTAACTCATTACACAAATGAAAGAAATAACTAAGACTATGCTATTTTAACCTACTTTAGCCTAGTTGTCATAGTGTAATTGTATGATTGATAAAACAAGTCTGGCAAGTTATCAACAAACAAGTAATTCTATTATCAGCTTTTGCCATTAGTGATTGTGTTTGATTACAACTTTCCTGCATATATCTTTCAGATGGTTCCTTTTCAGAGTCGTTATATGGTCTCAGGCGGAGACCTGTTAACGTTTCAGTGAACAGAAGTAATCCTGGTGCAGAATCTAATGTCAAAGCCTATGACTCTGCACTAAGGAAGCGTCAGAAAACTCTCTCTGTTGTATTTTTGGTAATGATGTCCCGTGGCACAGATTAATTTGAAGTATCATCCGCAACTTATGTTGGCTTTGTTacgttttggatttaaatagttTTAGTTATGCTGAACTTTCACTTGCTACCTTTGAGCAACAAACCACCCAAGCCCTACTAAAGTGATTTCTTCTATTGAATGCACTCATTTTAATATCTGCGATCTCATCAGGTTAACACTTACAAACAAAACTCACCACATGTTAACCCCTTGTGTGATCTTGCAATGTGTATCCATAGCTGACTTGCTCACCAAGACTCCAGCAGACATCACTACCTGGGTTACTTTACCTCACTAGCAGGTCTACGGTGTGAATATGCATGTGTCCTTTGCTTTTGTTACTGTCCTATGAAAACATGTaccacgacacttattttggatcggAGGGGGTAATATTTAATCTGTATCTGTAGTATTCTGTGCTGCTGATAGTCTGCACATGCCTGAATTGCAGCCATATTGGGCCCCAATTGCTTAATGACTTGTTCTCAATCTGCTTGGTGTGCAACTTTATTTACCTTAGCATCTCAAATTCTCAGTGTAGAAATatgatactccctccgatccaaaatAAGTTTCGCGGTTTTGAACTGAGGCTAGTTCAAAaccgcgacacttattttggatcggagggagtacgtGCTTTACTCAAGCTCTTGTACTATTTGAAGCTGTGATTTTCTGCTTCTACAATAAATTTcccaagttttttcaatagcctaTGCACATCTTCACAGGTTCTGCAGTTGACAAATTTAATCATCTAGTAGTTTTTAATATTTTTGTCCCGTTAAGATAATAATGTAAATTGATCTATGAAATATGTAATGTGCAATGATGAAAATCATGAAACAGCTCTGTTTTGGACAAATTCCGCTATTAACCTGCTCCAAACATCTGTATAGGTTGTTTTACCATATTTCAAGTCAAAGTTGCAGTCCGTATATAACAAAGAAAGAGAAGCAAGATTGCAGGCAAGCCTATGGGATCAGGGTGAGGTTAGATTCGATGAAGCTGGCTTTGTATCAGATCAACAAGGGGAGACTTCTCAAGCACAAGTTGAGACTACAGCTGGAGAAGTGTCACATCTCACGCGCCTTAGGACCAATTTTGCGGCAGTAATAGGTGTTTGTTATCCATGGATTCATGCGACCCATGAAGGTTGATCCACTAACTCATATATATGAACATCTTGTATAAATCCTAACTTGTTTAAAGCCTTTTCTGTAGCTAATAATTTTGGAAAGCTCATTTCATCTGTATTGCTCTTATATAAGACCATTAAAAGATGCCAACGAGTTTCAGTTTTGCGATTTGTTTTGTTAGTTTTGTATGACCTGCCTTTTCTTGGGTCAGTCTTTAACTTTGCAATGCTTGTAGACTTTATTAGTTTATCCCTTTTTTATACATTTGATGACGCGAAGTAATCGTGCATCGCTGCTCTGTCTGTTTCATTACATGGGCAACATAAATTAACTTATGGTGCTATATTGATTTGCAGGCCTTTCGTTTGCTTACCAGTTGCTGTATTTGTTGGATGCTACTGCATTTTACAGTCCAGGACTTCATGTGCTTGGACTTCATGTTTGTCGTGCTACTGGACAAGAGCTGGTATAATACTTACCAATTTCCATTAGAGCGTGTATTACTGGTTAGCATGTAGTGCAACATATACGGAACCATACTTTTGATCTTATTATCATGATACATACATTATGTCTAATCTTTTGCATTGAATTTTCCTTACTGATAACAACTTTTTTTAAATCAAAACAGCATTTACCGTTTCCATATTAAGAGATGACAAAAGCATTTGCCGTTTCCATATTAGGAGATGACAGAAGCTCATGAGATGAAAAAAACATTTACTGTTTCCATATTAACATATGGTTATTCTGCTGAGATGCTTCCTCTCTCCTTTTTCTTGACAAAGTAGATGGATTCATCTTCTAGGATATCAAGAATTAGAAGTCGTGAACTCGAGAGACTTCGTGGTCCTCCATGGTTAAAGGTAGGAAATGACGGACACTCCTCAACAGCGGGGTTATCTTACAAGTATGAATTGTCTAGTCATAACTTATAACAAGATTATTTTTATATGATCTCTGCAGACTGTCCAAAGGGTGCTCCTTAATTGCACGTACACAACACTAGATTATGCACAAACTGGTTTAATTGCTGCGGTCTTCTTTTTCAAGGTCAGTTCAAACTTCCTCCCTAGGAATTCGAGAGATTAAAAAAATCTTTCAAGGTTCTGTCACTCGTATAAACTTTCTTTACATGCGGACAGTTTAGGTAGAATGGAATAACGGTCGTGGCATGTGGTTTCTCTTAACATCTTTTAATGTGTAATTTCATGTTCTTCCTGCGGTAGATGCATTGTGATGCAAAGCATGATTCCACTGTGGAACCGCACTAAATGTTCTGTTTCTGGTGATCTTATCTAGATGATGGAGTGGTGGTATCAATCTGCCGAAGAAAGAATGTCAGCTCCGACTGTATACCCcccacctcctccgccgccgctacCAAAGGTATATGTGCTATATACTTGTAAATGTTTGCAGAAAAGCTACTGCCATTCTCTGGCATCACCAGCAACTTTTTGATGTGAACCATGGATGACATCAGAACTCTTTGTTTTGCAACTATGATTTTGCGTGTTGTCTATGTTGTACACCTGTAGTTATTTGGGCAGCAGTTTGATATCATGCTCTTATTTCATCAGGTTGCTAAAGATGGACTTCCCTTGCCAACTGACAGGACGCTGTGCCCCCTGTGCTGCCAAAAGCGCAACAACCCGTCTGTTCTTTCTGTTTCTGGTTTTGTGTTCTGCTACAGTTGCATATTCAAGTCTGTCTCTCAGGTAGATATCCTCCTAAACCAGCCATTAGAAGCcgtcattttttctgttttacaAATCTGTAATGTGACATTGTCGATTGTTTTACTTCAGCATAAAAGATGTCCTGTGACATTGATGCCTGCCACCGTTGAGCAAATCAGGCGTCTCTTCCATGATTTATAGCTCGAATAGACACGGTTCAACTAAAGGAAGTAGCTTATATGGGCTTAAGGCAGCTAGGGACTCTGGGCCGAGAAGAAGCTTTTCCTGCATTCCTGTTGATGCAGAGGTCAGACCAGAGACAGTTTCTGCTTCCACGTGATATACATGCAGCTTTTGTGCCATTTTTGTTGTTTGTTGGAACTTCAACAGAGATTTAGACCGTGTAATAATTCCTGCTAGGTGATTATTGAATTGATTTAGTAAAGGGGGTTTGATTGAATTGGTCCTTATTCATTTCCGGGCAGTTTGAATTTGTGCAAATGTCATATCTGCCTTCTAATTTCTGTTAAAAGGGGCTTTTAATTTGATATAGACGTGTGTCAAGTTCAAATTTGACACATAGTAGCTTTGAGTGTAATCTGAAGGTTTATTCAAATTTAGTGAGTTTAAACACTTGGAGTTGTtagtttcacagttgaaagttttcAGGTTCTACTTTGAATTTTGCAAGGCAGACGTTTAAGAAAGATTGCAGAAAAATGATGGAACAGAAGGCAGATTTGCCAGATCAAGGGATAAGTGTGTGTGCGTGTATGTATGAGCATCTACTTCCGTACTCCCTCCGATCTAAAATAAGTATTACATTTTTTTACACTTATTTCGTACTCCCTCCGATCTAAAATAAGTATTACATTTTTTTACACTTAttttgaaatggagggagtactatattTATACAAACAACAGGTCTGGATCGACACATCTCAtatgttagagcaactctagcagaccccgcatcccaccGACCCACAtatgttagagcaactctagcagaccccgcattccACCGACCCacaaaacgcgtttgcagttcgcgcaaaATCCCTTTTGCGGGTTGGCATGGATGCAGACCCCCAAACGGATCCGTAAAAAAGTATATTTGCGAaatatgcttttttacgggtcAACTTCTGCGGGTTCTGCTCGAGCTCCACCGCGACGACCCGCAAACAGAAAAActgcaaatcttgcatttgacatagggtttggcaaacaagttcaaattcaaacgaCATAAACAGTTTGCGCGTAAATAAAAGCGAAGTTCATTACGCAAAAGAGGACATGCAAAGGTTTGCGCCCATGTCCGACATCATCTTGGGGGTCGGTCTTTACTCTGCGCCATGGAGTCCATATTGAAGTTCATCGGCGCCACCGAATCCACCTCcgtcgcttgttccaactcccgcACCGAAATCATCCACATTGGCACCATATGGAGCAGAGAAAGCATCACCGGAACTGGAACACGGACCGTCTGAGGCGACCATTCTCCTCTTCAAGATctctctccttgccatatcatgtcatgttttggtgaggtcgtccatgtcattgcggttcattgacatgatcttgttctcctcggTGAGCAACAATGACATCGATTTGTTTTCAGAGGCGCATGTTTTTCTCTCCTCAATGGCAGCTTTGCGGAGCCCCTCTTTCTTGAgcatttgccatttttcttgcttCTCTTTTGCCTTCTCCTAGACCAACACTTTCTTGATCTCCAACGACTTCAACAACATCAACTCGTTTGATTGCACCATGGCATCAATCTTCTCCCTCAAGCTCGTTTCTTCTTGCtctctcttcatcttctttttaGTCTTCTTGTCGCCATCGGGCTTGTGCAAatttcttgggccatcatcatcctcatcttcatccatgTTTATAAGTGAGCCTCTCTTTGTGAGGATTCTTTgtcgatcaacttccacttctcgcacttttggagcaactcccaacaatgctctaatttgaagaatttgccttcCCAAGCTTCCATGTCCTTGTATCTATGTTGAGCAATTTTGTCCTACAAAATGTGAACAAAGTGATGCAATCATTTCCTATGATACATTATGATGATGCACAACTTGAACAAAGGAAAAAACAAACTCACATAGTCGGACTCCATGGTGCCACTTGGAGGTGCATTgcgtacttgctccaagcaagctgcccaacgGCTGCACATAGGCTTGATATTCTCCCAACGCCCTTGAAGCGACCGAAATGTGTGTGGAGTCCTATTGGGATACTTTTTCATATGCGGAAGTATTGATCTTCGAtcctttgccaatatctcttggcggtttgagaaacacccgtgcatgcatcaagagacaccacactccatgcttggatcaaagcttgatcttccaagaacgtgtagttcttcgatctttgGCTTTTCCCACTCTTTGCTTGCGATTGCTCAAACGCTTTCGCTTTGATCTCCTCCAAATCGTCCGCACAACCATGACCATCCATGCCGCCGTCCGTTTCATTGTAGTCGAATGGTttgaaagagacttgatcaatgtCAACCGCGTTCGTGTCCAACATGTTCATGAACTCGGTTGTTGCATTGTTCGAACCACCGCTATAGCGAACGATAACAAGTCACGAGCTACCGGGACTAATGGCGAAAAATGAATGGAAATCGCCAAGACCGAAGAGGCATACCTTCtggccatttcgtcgaacacctcgctCGCGGGGGGAGCGACATCGTTGAACGGCATCGCTGGAGCACCTCCTTGCGGGGCGATGAAGTCAGAGGTTGAATAAGCTGGCTTCCTTGAAGCCGGAACCTTCCTCCGCTTTACGCCTGCGGCCTTGCCGGCCTTCTCCGCCGCCGGCCGGGATCGCACTGCGGCGTTGGCGCCCGGAGCGCGGGCCGTCGCGGCGGGGGCAGCCAGATTCCCGCCCTGCACGACCACGTTGCCCTGCCGCTTGCGGGAAGGCGTGGCGTGTGcttgggcgacggcggcgggggcaACATGGCCGGCGATGAGATCCGCCCGAGGGGAAGGAGCATGCACGACCTCGACGGTGACGGGGGACATCATGGGGTCCTTCATGGCGGCGAGGAACGGCTGGGGAGGAGGAACTGGAGCTTGCGGAGGGGGGGGGGCAATGGTGGCGGAGGGTGCGGGGAGCAGGAAAGGGCGCgcggaaatgtccctcccgccaaatctCGCGCCGGATAGGGGCTCAGCTCGAGTCGGCCTCCCAGCCCGTGAAGATAGAGGTTGGGGGAGAAGAtttgccgcgccccgcaaaaaaTTTTGCTCGCCgggacgggatgcggggtctgatcgtgCGGATTTTCCGGTCCCGACCCGCAATTTGGCGGTTATTTTACGGACcgaggcgggatgcggggtctgctagagttgctcttaataTACGAATGGATGCAAACGATTTTGCATGGAAaatgtatatatatatcaatAAATGTTAGCTCTTTTCTCTTGCAAGTTTAGACTTACGTACTGTAATATACCTAAATGTAACTACGACGAGCACAATATATATGAGCGGCTTGCAACGTCAAGGGACCAAACATGCACGGATCAAAGACCTTGCACACGGTGCTACCCAGCATATCTGGGTCGAGATTATCAATCAAAGACCTTGCACACGGACACGGTGCTACCCAGCCAATCTGGGTCGAGATTATCAGGCTGCACAGATGGCTAAAGTCAAGGATCCTACAACTCCAGGAGCAATCGAAGGACACAATCAAATGGTCTCATGAAGCATCGGGCGTCTACACTACTAGCTCTGCCTACAAGTGTCAATTCCAGGGTGTATCAAGTCAAACTTCAAGCAAATCTTCTGGCATTCGTGGGCGCCTGGTTGCTGCACAGAAGTAGGTTGTGGTGCAATAATCGTCTACAAAGAAGAGGATGGACAAATGGATATTTTTGCCAGTTGTGCCTATGAAATTTGGAGTCAGCTCATCACTTATTTTGGGAGTGCCCTGTATCTACCACGGTCTGGGCTGGAGCTGCTACCGCCCAAGGTTGCCACTCTCTGCAACTGTCAGTATGGCACGATCTCAGGTCGACTACAGAGATCACACAAACAATTATCAGAGTTCGTAGACCAGAGCACAAGAAGGCCATTAAATCTATGATCATCCTGGTCTTGTCTGAGATATGGAATGAGCGCAACGAATGCACTTTCAGGTCAAGACTGCGAGTCGGGCAAAGATTTCAGCGGTCGTCACTAGCACTTTCGAGCTGTGGCGCCAAGCAGGAGCCACTTCCTTTGAGCACCCTTTTGGGGACACTCCGTGAAAGATCAATCTTCCTGATCTCATACTCTAgggatttttcttttcttcttattatgtCCTTGATCAACTGATCAATCCCCATCTTTTTGTATTTCCATTTGCTCTGTGCTATCAATCAATGCAAGCCAGCCTCCAGCTGGAtctttaaagaaaaaaaaatctttcttGAAGAGATGGTAATCACCGTTTGGAAAGATGCGAGACCACCTAAATTTCTCGACATTTTTTTTGCGCATCAAAATTTCTCGACACATGAAGATCAAGGGACGAAACTGTAGTAATTGAACTTGGAATAGAACTACTACCTCTGTCACAGTTTAAAAGGCACGCACGTGTACCTAGGTTgtcaatttaacttatataaaatatattgtttaatattaaaattatatcattagaaaatagaacatctaaagtttttaatgttatattttttgtaatatatgcttatcattaagttggtcaaattgacgacctaggtacacgtgcgAGACTTATAAACTGAGATGGAGGGAGTAATCTAAAGGATGCGGAAACACCGTTTGGAGGTGCGAGACCACCGCGGTTTCTTGATGCCTGCATGACTCACCTTCTCTGCTTGAATCTTCCCCACAATAATAGGTGAAAAAAACTCCCTCCATCCATAATAAGTGTTGCAGGTTTGAACTATTCAAAactagacacttattttggatcaATCTTGTTCAAAACCACGTTGGATGATGGctctcctctcccctctcctccctccccctcccccttcctcgcCGTGGCGACAAGCCCCTCCCCTACCCCCTCTCCATTCAGGCCCTCCCCTCCTACCTTTCCCCGGTCTCCTCTTGCGGTCATCGCTGGATTTGGTGGTGGCTCGCGCGGCGGAGGCTCTGTTGCCGCCCTTCATACTCTTGGGAATCACTTTTGGGCCTTGGATGGCATTGGCAACGATTCTGGTTCTGAGAGTGACCTTGCTCCTGCGGCGGTGGTCTCGTAGGTGGTGGAGCGGCCGACGACGCGTTGTCGCAAGTTCGCGCCTGGGGGGCATGGCCGGGCGTCCTCCTCCCCGTCGGACGAGTCTGGCTGGTACAAGGTGACGCGGCGGCGCTATGGATCTGGTAAATTTCTGACCCCCTCTCC encodes:
- the LOC123430537 gene encoding peroxisome biogenesis protein 12, producing the protein MLFQVGGQGARPTFFEMSAAQQLPTSLRAALSYSLGVFALRRPFLHKVLDYEDEFFALLMSVLESHSLRTTDGSFSESLYGLRRRPVNVSVNRSNPGAESNVKAYDSALRKRQKTLSVVFLVVLPYFKSKLQSVYNKEREARLQASLWDQGEVRFDEAGFVSDQQGETSQAQVETTAGEVSHLTRLRTNFAAVIGVCYPWIHATHEGLSFAYQLLYLLDATAFYSPGLHVLGLHVCRATGQELMDSSSRISRIRSRELERLRGPPWLKTVQRVLLNCTYTTLDYAQTGLIAAVFFFKMMEWWYQSAEERMSAPTVYPPPPPPPLPKVAKDGLPLPTDRTLCPLCCQKRNNPSVLSVSGFVFCYSCIFKSVSQHKRCPVTLMPATVEQIRRLFHDL